The Chloroflexota bacterium genome contains a region encoding:
- a CDS encoding SRPBCC domain-containing protein: MTDSHADASAPRHHQFEVSTEIHATPEAIWQAIATGPGVTLWFTRMEIEEFVGGKVVADPNQPVAARVTVWEPPHRFSYAFPESAGPHAWEFSIEPDEGETCTLRLVDSWFTAAEKEDDFSAEVPTGPEGWQWAFEFLAHNVRYFPGQRGASVQVMWPVAGTFAESWRAFREALALPPLHLDTEIDIDRPDAPRLHGRAVGVDERILTALIDTPMPGIAWLATGGGSEAQSFMMVHINVYGPGCDDVAAREQAVWQGWLAQTFPRPAAESTDHGSV, translated from the coding sequence GTGACCGATTCGCACGCCGACGCGTCTGCGCCGCGCCACCACCAGTTCGAGGTGTCCACGGAGATCCACGCCACGCCAGAGGCCATCTGGCAGGCGATTGCCACGGGCCCCGGCGTCACGCTCTGGTTCACGCGCATGGAGATCGAGGAGTTCGTGGGCGGCAAGGTCGTCGCGGACCCCAACCAGCCGGTCGCCGCGCGGGTGACCGTCTGGGAGCCGCCGCACCGGTTCTCCTACGCCTTCCCCGAGAGCGCCGGGCCGCACGCCTGGGAGTTCAGCATCGAGCCGGACGAGGGGGAGACCTGCACGCTGCGGCTGGTGGACAGCTGGTTCACGGCTGCCGAGAAGGAAGACGACTTCAGCGCCGAGGTCCCGACCGGCCCCGAAGGTTGGCAGTGGGCCTTCGAGTTCCTGGCGCACAACGTCCGGTACTTCCCGGGGCAGCGCGGCGCGTCCGTCCAGGTCATGTGGCCGGTGGCCGGGACGTTCGCGGAGTCCTGGCGGGCGTTTCGGGAGGCGCTGGCCCTGCCGCCGCTCCACCTCGATACCGAGATCGACATCGACCGCCCGGATGCCCCCAGGCTGCACGGTCGCGCGGTCGGCGTGGACGAGCGGATCCTGACCGCCCTGATCGACACGCCGATGCCCGGCATCGCCTGGCTCGCGACGGGCGGCGGGTCCGAGGCGCAGTCGTTCATGATGGTCCACATCAACGTCTACGGCCCTGGCTGCGACGACGTCGCTGCCCGCGAGCAGGCGGTCTGGCAGGGCTGGCTGGCCCAGACGTTCCCGCGGCCGGCCGCCGAGTCAACCGATCACGGCTCAGTCTGA